ACTAGTTCCCGTTCAGAATGGCGCCAGAGCGGCTTTCGTCCTCAGACCGAAGCTTGAAATAGCGCTGCTATTCCTTCGCTCCGCTCCTGCGGGCGCGCTGGCTCTGGCATCGATTCTCGACGGAAACTTCGGATCCAAGCCCGCCATAGCCGCTTTCGACCTCGAAACAGCGCGGCTATTCGGCGGCTACAAGTAGCACTCGAGTGGGGTTGCGCAGGGCTTGTGTAGTAGCGCAAACCAAATGCCGTTGCGTTTCGGATCGGTGACCGTGTACAAGAGGCCGCGTTGCGGCGCCGAGACAGGCATGAACTCCGAGACGTGCTCGTCGATGACGAAGTGCTCGTTCGTGTCCTGCAGCCAGACGTTCAACCGCCCATGGTCCGGGCCGCCCGGGGCGTCGTCTTCGAACTGCCACTTGTCCAGGTACGCTACCGCCGGCACCTCGGCGCCCCAAACGTAGCGCATCCCGTTGGCGGGCACGCTGCGCGGCTCGAGCAAGGGTCGCACTCGCCCCTCGTCAAGAGCGCGAGCATCGACTACGGCCACGTCATAGAGCTCCTTGCGTTTCGAGCTGCCGGCGGGAGGCGGGAGTGGCTTCTGAAACCACAGGGCCGCCATCTTGAACGTAGAGGGGATCTTGGTGACGTTCCCTGGCACGTGTCGCGTGCGCGACGGCAACAGCTTGAACGATTCCAGCCCTTCGGCGAGGGTGACGCTGCCTTCCGGGGTGAAGCGTATCAACCTGCCTGCGTACACCTCCTCGCTCTGTTGCGCCACCCTGTCCACGAGCGCAAACAGGGCGCTCTTGGCCGGGTTGCTGAACACATTGCCGAGCGGAGCGTTCCCGCCGATCCGGACCGGTTGGGGCAGCGCGGGGCCGTCCAGCCACAACTCTTGGGATGCCAGCTGGTAGACGATGTTCTGCACCAGGTTCGCATCGAAGAAGTGCCGGTAGCTCCTGATGTTCGCGGCGTACTCCCTGCGACCCTCTGCCAGGTGTTGCACGATCAGCTTGCTCTCCGGCGTGTGCTTGCGGTCCTTGTCGCAGGGGGCGTAGTAGGCAAGCTCGCTGCGCGGTCCCCGGGCCATGAAGCGCATTTCGCAGCCCGTGTCCACGCGCTGTAGCTTGTCCAGCTGCTGGTTCGTGATCTCTGCACGTTCGATCACGTTTCCGTCTTCGTAGGCCACTTCCTTGTTGCGGGCTTCGAGCGCAAAACGCTTGACAGCCTTGCCGGTTCGGATCAGCTCCTTACCGTCGTCATCGCGCAGCACCAGCTCTTGCCCCTCGCCGACCCACAACCCGTGTTTGCTGCGCTGCGAGTCCCAGGTGCCGCTCGCGATGGGGCTCTTCTTGCCCTCGAACGGCTTGACGAATACCAGGTCCCCGTCGACGGTATGCATCGAGAAGGTGAACTCGCTCGCCTTCTGTGTTCCCCAAACATTGAAAGGGGGAGCCACTCTGAGCACGCTGAGATCATCGACCCTGCAATCCGTGTCGGCGAAGCGTAGCGCCGCGTCGGACGCATTCGTTCCCGCCTGGAGCATCATGAGCTTGGCCTGATCCTCGACAAAGAGGGTTCCGTGCCAAAGGGTCTTGCCGACCACGCATTCCGAGAAGGGCTCCGCCTGGATCACCGTGAGCGCCGCGTCGGAGCGTCGTCGCGCCGCGACGTACAGTCCCTTGGTGGTGCTCACACCTACCGACAGGTCGCGGTAGTCGCCCTCGGCAACGCGCACCGTGATCACGTCCGCACGTCCGCTGAGGGCTAACGGGTGTTGGCCGCAGCCAAGCAATGCTAGCGTGATCAGCGCTCCTGCGATGGGCACGTGTTGCGGATGGATCACAGCGGCTACTCGATCCATGTATATACGCGTAGCATCGTGCCCTCCGAGGGCAAGACGCATCGCCTTCGCATCCATGCCATTCGCTAGGTCTCACGTTTCCTGCCCCGGCGCCTTCTCGGCTGTGCTGGTCGTGGTTGTGTGCTGGATGCCTTGCGTGCCGCCCGGGTTGTACGCGCAGGTACGCACCCCACCCAGGGTTATCGAGCTGCGCCCGTTCAGCCTGCCCGAGGGGATGGCCGAGCTGCCTGCCGAGCAGCTTCAGGCCACTATCGTGGTGGACGAGCACGGGGTGGCGTCAATCGAGCAGACCGACGCTCCCGCGCCGATTTCACGGCTGATGGCCGAGGCCCTCAGCCAGGGACGATTCGCCCCGGCGCACGTGGATGGCAAGCCCGTGAAGGCGCGCGTGAAGCTGCGTTTTGGTGTCGCGGGCGCGGCCCCGTCGCCAGCCTCCGTGACCGTACCCAAGCCCGCAGCGCCGCAGCCCCAGCCTGCGCGCGAAGTGCTTGAATCGCCCCAGATCTTCGAGGCTGTGGCACGCCTGCCGCGTTCGCCCCCGACCGTTCGCCGTCTCGAGCTTGTAGAGACGCGGGATCTCCCTGGTGCCTTTGGTGATCCGTTCCGTGTAATCAACAGCCTGCCGGGCGTGGTGCCCATGTTCAGCGGCTTGCCGTTCGTGTACGTCCGTGGGGCGCCTCCGGCGGGCACGGTCTACTACTACGATGAGGTCCAGATCCCGGCCCTGTTTCATCTCGGCGTGGGCCCGTCGGTGATCCATCCACACCTGCTCGGTCCCGTGGACTTCTATCCGGGCGTCCCCCAAGCTCGCTTCGGCCGCCGAACCGGTGGGGTGCTTGCCGGCAGGCTGCCCGAGCCAAGCGGCGATGCAGGCTGGCGCGGGGAGCTCGAGCTCCGGGCCCTTGACGTGAACGGCATGGTCGAAGTTCCACTGCTCGGGGGACGCCTGTTCGCTGCCGGCCGCTACGGCTATCCGGGCCTGCTGCTTTCACTGTTCAGTCCAAACGCATACTTGAGCTACGCGGACTACCAGACGCGCTTGGAGCTACCGTTGAGCCCGAGCGACAAGCTGCTGTTGACTTGGTTTGGGTCCCACGATGCCGTGGGAAGCGGTGGCCCAAACAGCATCCCTTGGCGGGTAGCGCTGCAATTCCACCGTCTCGAAGCGCGCTTGCTTCGGCGCCGGGAGCGCTTCGAATTCGGGGGTGCCTTGCAGTTTGGCTTCGATCACTCGGCGCTCAACGAAGCGGAAGTCAGGGCCGCACGCATCGGCTCGCGCCTGTGGGCTATCTGGCGCCTGGCGGATCGCACGCGCGTGCGGGTGGGAGCCGACATGCTGGCTGCGACCGGTCGCATCCGCGAGGACGAAGGCGAAATCGCGCGCGAGCGGTTCCTCAATCGCGTATTCACGAGCGTGACCGGACGCAACATGGGCGGGAGCTACGTGGAGCTCAACCTGCCCCTTGGACAAACCGTCGAGCTCGACGCCGGCCTACGTGGCGACTTTTGGCTTAGCGGCTCGCAGCTGCAGCGAGCGCTCGAGCCCCGGTTGACGCTCAGCCTGCGGCCCCGGGAGCGTTTCGAGGTGCACGCGGCGGCGGGCCTGGCACACCAACCCGCCGTGTTCCTGATCCCGCTGCCAGGCGTGACGGATGTCGCACTTGACTCGGGTTTACAGCGAGCGGTGCAAGCCGAGCTGGGGGCCCTGCTCGAGCTTGACGAGGAGCTCAGCCTCGAGGTCACCGGCTACCTGAACTCCATGTCCAACGCCATCCTGCCGAGCCTAGTAATCGAGAACGCCGACCGCTGCGATCCCTTTGGCCTGCTGAACCAATACAATACTGTGACCGATGTCGACTTCTGTCAGGAGCGCCAGGGACTGCCGCGAGCGCGTTCCTTGGCCTATGGGGTCGAGCTGTTCTTCAAGCGCCCGAGCCGGCATCGGTTTTCGGGTTGGCTGGCCTACACCTTGGGACGCGCACAGGCCCGCGCCCCGGACGGGTTGCGCTTTACGCCGCAGTTTGACGTGCGTCACGTCTTCAATTGGGTGGTTCGCTATAGGCCGACGCAAGCCATCAGCGTTGGCACGCGCTTGCATGTGCGCTCAGGGCGTATGGCGTCGGCGCTGGTGATTCAGCATAAAGAACCGCGCTTGCGCAAGGAGCAACGCTTGCCTGCGTTTGCTCGTGCCGACGCGCAGATGGACTACCAGTGGCACACGAGCTGGGGGCGGATGCAGCTGTCGTTGGAGTGGTTCAACCTAACCGCCGCAGCCGAACCGATCGGAATCGATTGCAACGATCGCCCAAGGTTGGGTGTGGAGGGTCCAGACGCCCCCCCATGCAGCGTCAACTATGCGCCGAAGCTTCTGGTGCCCAACCTGGGGTTGCGCGGCACCTTCTAGCTCTGGCCCGCCGAGCGTGAGACGCGGCGGACGGCCCCGCTCCGCAAGCCAGGCGACGGGAGCGAGTTTCGGAACGGGGACCAACCAACTAGCGCTTCGAATACTGGAACTTCTTGCGCGCGCCGGGCTGCCCGGGCTTCTTGCGCTCCTTTTTCCGCGAATCGCGCGTGAGGAAGCCTGACTTCTTCAGGGGGCCACGGTGTTCTGGATCGACCCCCAGCAGGGCCCTGGAAATCCCGTTCCGGACCGCTTCGGCCTGGCCACCCAAGCCTCCTCCACGTACCGTGCACACGACGTCAAAGCCGTTGCTCTTGTCTATGCTCTCGAAGGGCTGCACAATGATCATCCGGGATGTCTCGCGCCGGAAGTACTCCTCGACGCTGCGACCATTGACGATGATCTGGCCGCTGCCCGGCCGGAGAAACACCCTCGCGATCGCCGTCTTGCGGCGCCCCGTGCCGTACGCCCTCCCATGGACAGTGCGATGGGTCATACTCAAGGCTCCAGCTAACTACTGGGGGGCCGCGGAGGATTTCCGCGGCGCCACGACTGCAGCCGGCACCGGGCCGGCACTTGGATCGATCGACGTGGGCTGCTGCGCTGCATGTGGATGAAGCGGTCCGGCGTACACCTTTAGCTTGCGGCGCAGCCTTCGGCCGAGACGAGTCTTGGGGAGCATACCACGCACGGCAAGCTCGATGGCCAAGGTAGGCTTGCGCGCCATGAGCCACGCGTAGGGCTCCGACCGGAAGCCACCGGGAATCCCCGAATGCCGCTGGTAGTGCTTTTGCGCCAGCTTGCTGCCGGTGAGTTTCACCTTGTCGGCATTGATGACGACAACGAAGTCTCCCGTATCGACGTGCGGAGTGTAGACGGGCTTGTGCTTGCCGCGAAGCAAGCCGGCCACGATCGAAGCCAGTCGACCCAACGGCCGGCCGGCAGCGTCGATCAACAGCCAGCGCCGCTCTATCTCACGGGGCTTGGCACCATATGTGCCCATGGGATACCTTTCAGCAGCTCCAAAACTCGAAGGCGCACGCGAGCGTGGGGGGCGCGTTATCTAGCGAGCTCCGTGCGGGCTGTCAAGACGGTGGCTTGCCCTGGCGGACCCTCCCCGACCCCTCGCGATGCGGGGGCTGGGAAAGCCCGCCTTCCTGGAGCCCGGCCGGTTGCGATCCGGGCTGCGTGGTTTCGTCTGGTAGGCGTGGTAGATCCCACGGAGGCGTGGAAAGCCCGCTTCACGCTTTGGAGCAGGCCTATCGCGTCGCTGCCGAGCCCGTGCATGACTCAGCACAAAAAGCCCCTGCCAGCGTAACCCCAGGCAAGCCCTACGCACCCAACCCGACGCTGCGCTGGTTTTACGATCGCTTCTTCTCGCACATAGAAGTCGACGAGAGCTGGAGCGCGGCGGTCCGTGACGCCGCCGCGAGAGGCACCGTGGTCTACGTGATGCGGTCCATCTCCTTCCTCGACTTCCTGTGCCTGGACTACCTGGTCAAACAGCTGAACTTGCCGCTCGTACGTTTTGCCAACGACCTGGGTCTGTGGCTTCTGGAACCCTTCGGCAAGGGCCGGCGCCGCTGGCTGCGCCGCCGTCAGATCCCCGAGGATCGCGCACTCAGAGCTACGCTGCTGGATGAGCACAGCGCCTTGATATTCCTGCGCCGACCGCCGGGCTTTGCGCGCAGGCCCCGGCGAGGCGAGCGCCTGGATCTCGACCTGATTCGCGTGCTGGTAGCGACTCAGCGCGCGAGCGACCGACCGATCCTGCTGGTTCCACAGACCTTCGTGTGGCACAAGCTGCCGCGCGGCGGCCCCAATACGCTGCTGGACCTGGTCTTTGGACCGAGCGAGTGGCCGGGCCGGGTCCGCGTGCTGCTGCAATTCCTGCGCAACTACCGGCACGCCCTACTGCGCTCAGGCGAGGCGTTCGACTTGCGAGACTTCCTGAGCAGCCATCATGAGCTGTCTGACCAGCAAGCCGCGGACAAGATCCGCTGGGCAATGCTGCGGCGCATCGAACGAGAACGAACCATCGTGCTTGGCCCGCGCAAGAAGACCCCGGAACGGCTACGCGAGGAACTGTTGCGCAGCCCCCGCCTGCGAGGTCAGCTTGCGGCGGTTTCACGCGCGAACCCGCCTTCGCAAGGGACCATGGCGGAAGCAGAGAAGATCCTGCGCAAGCTGGCTGCGGCTCCCGATCCGCTGGTGCTCGCGCTATGGCACCGAGCACTGGACTACGTTTGGAACCGCCTGTACCACGGCATGGAGATAGACAGGGACGGGCTACGCAGAATCCGGGAAGCTTCTCGGCACGGAACCCTCATTCTGCTGCCGACACACAAGAGTCACGTCGACTACCTCGTGCTCAGCGATCTGTTCTACAGCAACGATCTGTGGCCGCCACTGGTTGCCGCAGGGGACAACCTCGGCTTCTGGCCACTGGGCGTGGTCCTGCGCAGGGCTGGCGCTTTCTTCATCCGGCGCTCGATCAAAGGTCAGAGGCTCTACAGCATCGTGCTCGAGTCCTACGTCCGAAAGCTCCTCCAGGAAGGCTTCACGATCGAGCTGTTCATGGAAGGGGGGCGCTCGCGCACCGGACAAATGCTGCCACCGAAACTGGGACTCGTCTCGATGATCGTGGACGCCGCACTGGGACTTCGAGCGCGACGCGTGTTCTTCGTGCCGATCTCGATCGGCTACGAGAGTGTGATCGAGGAGCGAGCCTATCTGGATGAGCTGAGCGGGAAGGAGAAAGTGCGCGAGAACCTCGCAGGTTTGGTGCGCTCGTCGCGCCTGCTGCGATCCGACTACGGACGGCTCTACGTTCAGTTCGGCGAGATAGTGGAGCTCGCAGACAGCGTCCGAGCCGTCGCGGGATTACCGGCCGGCGCTGCTGCCCCCACCAGCCTGTCACCGAAACAGCGACGGACGCTCGTGCAGAGCATCACGCACCGGGCAATGCACGAGATTCAGCGTGTGACCGTGGTCACTCCCGCATCGCTCGTTGCCGCGGCACTGCTGTCTCACAGGCGACGTGCCATGGCGCACCGAGAGCTCGTGTTCACCGCTTCACGTCTACTGCAGTCCGCCCAACGCTTCGGCGCCCGCATGACCGATCCGGTGACCAATGCCGACGGGAACCTGAATCAACGGGCCGTGGAGGAGGCAGTCAGCCTGTTTACGCGCCGCAGGCTGCTCGTGCGAGCTGGCCTGGGTCAAGCTGCACGCTACCGCGTTCCGGACGACAAGCGCATCGTGCTCGAGTACTACAAAAACAACATCCTGCATTTCTATACGGCCAATGCATTGCTGGCTACGGCCATGCGGGCCGCGCGCGCCGAGCCGGTGCAAGAGGCAACACTCGAACGTCGGTTCCTTCTCCTATGCGACATTTTCCGCTACGAGTCCGTCGCGCCACCCGACCAGGCGCCCTCCGAGCGCTTCCGAGTGACACTCGACCAGACGCTGGCTAGAGGCGAGGCAGAGCGTCAGGGACAGCTGCTAAGGCCCGGAGCCGGTCAAGCAGGAGCGGCCCTGGAGCTGCACGCGGAACTGCTCCGCAGCTACCTCGAGAGCTACCGGCTTACACTGCAGGCATGCAGGCTGTTGCTTGAGGGGGACATGACGAAAAAGGAATGGCTGCGCCGCACGCTTGCACTCGGTGAGAAGAGCCATCTTGCCGGAGAGCTGGAATGCCGCGAAGCGCTGTCGCGAATCAAGTTGGACAACGCGCTCAAGGCGCTCCACGATCAGGGAGTGTTGCGCATGAGGAGCGGCGGTGTGCTCCAATTGGCACTCGGTTCGAATGCAGCCGATGACCTGCAACAACACGAAGACGCCGTGGCACGGTTCCTGGTTTGACGCAGGGCCGGGCCGAGGACGTAAACCGCTATGGCGCCATTCTGGACAGAAACTAGCGGCCCGATCGGTCCACATCGCGATGAGCCACGCTAACCTCCCGCGCATCGCCGAGGCGCCGAGCGAGCTCTTCCGCAAAGGCGACAGACCGGTGACGGCCGCCCGTGCAGCCCAGGGCGACCGTCAGGTACGCTTTGCCCTCGCGCTCGTAGCGAGGCAACGTCTTTGTTAGCAGGCCCGCTACACCTGCGAGCAGCTCCGCGGTCTCCGGCGCGCCGAGCACGAAGCGGGCGGTGGCCTCGTCGCTTCCACTCGTGTCTCGCAGCTCGGGGACGAAGTAGGGATTGGGCAGGTGGCGCAGATCGAACACCACGTCGGCATCTACCGGCAGGCCGTAGCGATAGCCGAACGACACGATGCGCACCAGCATGCGACAGCGCTGCTGACCCCGCGCCACATGATCCACCAAATGGCGTCTGAGATCGTGCACCGACATACGACTCGTGTCGAGCACCTGACGCGACTGCGCGCGCAGCGACGCCAATCGCTCGCGCTCGTCGCGAATCGCACCGAGCAGATCGCCCTTCTTTGCCAAGGGATGGGTCCGCCGAGTCTCGCTAAAACGTTGCACCAAGGTCCCCTCGCTGCACTCGAGGAAGAGGACTTCCACGTCGTGACCCCCCTGTTTCAGAGCGCTCAGCGCTCCCTCGGTATCGCGCCAAAACGCCCCGGTTCGCACGTCGATACCCAGGCAGACACGCCCGAAGCTCGGCTCCGATGCGAGCATGTTCACCAGCTGGGGGACCAGGGCAGGGGGGATATTGTCGACGCAGAAGTAGCCCAGGTCCTCCATCAGCCGCAGCGCGGTGCTGCGTCCTGCCCCGGACAGGCCCGTGACCACAAAAAGGTGCAGCTTGGAGAGGGAACTAGCCCGCATCGGTCACTAGCCTCGAGTTCAGCACTTTCGGCGGCTGCAATCCCCCGGAAAACCGCCATTTCGGCGTTGCTCCTCCTCCCAATGACACCACCATTAGTCGTCGTCGCGCCTTGAACTGCC
Above is a genomic segment from Pseudomonadota bacterium containing:
- a CDS encoding Plug domain-containing protein yields the protein MPFARSHVSCPGAFSAVLVVVVCWMPCVPPGLYAQVRTPPRVIELRPFSLPEGMAELPAEQLQATIVVDEHGVASIEQTDAPAPISRLMAEALSQGRFAPAHVDGKPVKARVKLRFGVAGAAPSPASVTVPKPAAPQPQPAREVLESPQIFEAVARLPRSPPTVRRLELVETRDLPGAFGDPFRVINSLPGVVPMFSGLPFVYVRGAPPAGTVYYYDEVQIPALFHLGVGPSVIHPHLLGPVDFYPGVPQARFGRRTGGVLAGRLPEPSGDAGWRGELELRALDVNGMVEVPLLGGRLFAAGRYGYPGLLLSLFSPNAYLSYADYQTRLELPLSPSDKLLLTWFGSHDAVGSGGPNSIPWRVALQFHRLEARLLRRRERFEFGGALQFGFDHSALNEAEVRAARIGSRLWAIWRLADRTRVRVGADMLAATGRIREDEGEIARERFLNRVFTSVTGRNMGGSYVELNLPLGQTVELDAGLRGDFWLSGSQLQRALEPRLTLSLRPRERFEVHAAAGLAHQPAVFLIPLPGVTDVALDSGLQRAVQAELGALLELDEELSLEVTGYLNSMSNAILPSLVIENADRCDPFGLLNQYNTVTDVDFCQERQGLPRARSLAYGVELFFKRPSRHRFSGWLAYTLGRAQARAPDGLRFTPQFDVRHVFNWVVRYRPTQAISVGTRLHVRSGRMASALVIQHKEPRLRKEQRLPAFARADAQMDYQWHTSWGRMQLSLEWFNLTAAAEPIGIDCNDRPRLGVEGPDAPPCSVNYAPKLLVPNLGLRGTF
- the rapZ gene encoding RNase adapter RapZ gives rise to the protein MRASSLSKLHLFVVTGLSGAGRSTALRLMEDLGYFCVDNIPPALVPQLVNMLASEPSFGRVCLGIDVRTGAFWRDTEGALSALKQGGHDVEVLFLECSEGTLVQRFSETRRTHPLAKKGDLLGAIRDERERLASLRAQSRQVLDTSRMSVHDLRRHLVDHVARGQQRCRMLVRIVSFGYRYGLPVDADVVFDLRHLPNPYFVPELRDTSGSDEATARFVLGAPETAELLAGVAGLLTKTLPRYEREGKAYLTVALGCTGGRHRSVAFAEELARRLGDAREVSVAHRDVDRSGR
- a CDS encoding 1-acyl-sn-glycerol-3-phosphate acyltransferase, whose amino-acid sequence is MESPLHALEQAYRVAAEPVHDSAQKAPASVTPGKPYAPNPTLRWFYDRFFSHIEVDESWSAAVRDAAARGTVVYVMRSISFLDFLCLDYLVKQLNLPLVRFANDLGLWLLEPFGKGRRRWLRRRQIPEDRALRATLLDEHSALIFLRRPPGFARRPRRGERLDLDLIRVLVATQRASDRPILLVPQTFVWHKLPRGGPNTLLDLVFGPSEWPGRVRVLLQFLRNYRHALLRSGEAFDLRDFLSSHHELSDQQAADKIRWAMLRRIERERTIVLGPRKKTPERLREELLRSPRLRGQLAAVSRANPPSQGTMAEAEKILRKLAAAPDPLVLALWHRALDYVWNRLYHGMEIDRDGLRRIREASRHGTLILLPTHKSHVDYLVLSDLFYSNDLWPPLVAAGDNLGFWPLGVVLRRAGAFFIRRSIKGQRLYSIVLESYVRKLLQEGFTIELFMEGGRSRTGQMLPPKLGLVSMIVDAALGLRARRVFFVPISIGYESVIEERAYLDELSGKEKVRENLAGLVRSSRLLRSDYGRLYVQFGEIVELADSVRAVAGLPAGAAAPTSLSPKQRRTLVQSITHRAMHEIQRVTVVTPASLVAAALLSHRRRAMAHRELVFTASRLLQSAQRFGARMTDPVTNADGNLNQRAVEEAVSLFTRRRLLVRAGLGQAARYRVPDDKRIVLEYYKNNILHFYTANALLATAMRAARAEPVQEATLERRFLLLCDIFRYESVAPPDQAPSERFRVTLDQTLARGEAERQGQLLRPGAGQAGAALELHAELLRSYLESYRLTLQACRLLLEGDMTKKEWLRRTLALGEKSHLAGELECREALSRIKLDNALKALHDQGVLRMRSGGVLQLALGSNAADDLQQHEDAVARFLV
- the rpsI gene encoding 30S ribosomal protein S9, with product MTHRTVHGRAYGTGRRKTAIARVFLRPGSGQIIVNGRSVEEYFRRETSRMIIVQPFESIDKSNGFDVVCTVRGGGLGGQAEAVRNGISRALLGVDPEHRGPLKKSGFLTRDSRKKERKKPGQPGARKKFQYSKR
- the rplM gene encoding 50S ribosomal protein L13, giving the protein MGTYGAKPREIERRWLLIDAAGRPLGRLASIVAGLLRGKHKPVYTPHVDTGDFVVVINADKVKLTGSKLAQKHYQRHSGIPGGFRSEPYAWLMARKPTLAIELAVRGMLPKTRLGRRLRRKLKVYAGPLHPHAAQQPTSIDPSAGPVPAAVVAPRKSSAAPQ